One stretch of Daphnia pulicaria isolate SC F1-1A chromosome 6, SC_F0-13Bv2, whole genome shotgun sequence DNA includes these proteins:
- the LOC124341775 gene encoding zinc transporter ZIP11-like isoform X3, giving the protein MRGTQRKFLDSSLGFAAGVMLAASYWSLLAPAIEMAESSGMYGESGEYAFAPVALGFFMGALFVFAADQLMHYFKIGSTELMMVDLSFDYNSSPETKRKQIKNSSGPEILSKSSKDGLIKRKAHLPTGDEEELSLGLSHEDYSKLHKQSAEKWKRILLLVIAITVHNIPEGLAVGVGFGAIGKSPKATFESARNLAVGIGIQNFPEGLAVSLPLRGAGVSVWKSFWYGQLSGMVEPIAGLIGVLCVSWIEPLLPYAMAFAAGAMVYVVCDDLIPEASSSGNGRQASWGAIFGFILMMCLDVGLG; this is encoded by the exons atgagGGGTACCCAG AGAAAATTTTTAGACagtagtcttggttttgctGCTGGTGTGATGCTGGCAGCTTCGTATTGGTCTCTTCTAGCTCCTGCAATTGAAATGGCAGAAAGCTCAGGGATGTACGGAGAATCAGGGGAATATGCCTTTGCCCCTGTTGCGCTGGGTTTCTTCATGGgagctctttttgtttttgcagcTGATCAGTTAAtgcattatttcaaaattggaTCAACAGAATTAATGATGG TTGATTTGAGTTTTGATTACAATTCATCACCAGAAACCAAAcgcaaacaaatcaaaaatagtTCTGGACCTGAAATCTTGAGTAAGTCCTCAAAAGATGGATTGATCAAAAGGAAAGCACATTTACCAACTGGGGATGAAGAAGAATTAAGCTTAGGTCTATCTCATGAGGACTACAGCAAACTTCACAAGCAGTCAGCTGAAAAATGGAAGCGAATCCTCCTTCTAGTGATTGCAATTACAGTTCACAACATTCCAG AAGGTCTAGCTGTCGGTGTAGGTTTCGGAGCCATAGGAAAATCTCCCAAAGCCACTTTCGAAAGCGCTAG GAATTTAGCTGTTGGTATCGGGATTCAGAATTTTCCCGAAGGCCTGGCTGTTAGCCTTCCGTTACGGGGTGCAGGCGTTTCAGTTTGGAAGAGTTTTTG GTATGGACAATTGAGTGGAATGGTGGAACCGATAGCTGGCCtgattggtgtgctctgcgtATCGTGGATCGAGCCTTTACTCCCTTACGCAATGGCCTTCGCGGCCGGTGCAATGGTGTACGTAGTCTGTGATGATTTGATTCCTGAAGCCTCCTCGAG CGGAAACGGAAGACAAGCTTCGTGGGGAGCCATTTTCGGCTTCATTTTGATGATGTGTCTCGACGTAGGTCTCGGCTAA
- the LOC124341775 gene encoding zinc transporter ZIP11-like isoform X1 codes for MIAGYSPEIQAIFGTLFTWGLTAAGSALVFFMRGTQRKFLDSSLGFAAGVMLAASYWSLLAPAIEMAESSGMYGESGEYAFAPVALGFFMGALFVFAADQLMHYFKIGSTELMMVDLSFDYNSSPETKRKQIKNSSGPEILSKSSKDGLIKRKAHLPTGDEEELSLGLSHEDYSKLHKQSAEKWKRILLLVIAITVHNIPEGLAVGVGFGAIGKSPKATFESARNLAVGIGIQNFPEGLAVSLPLRGAGVSVWKSFWYGQLSGMVEPIAGLIGVLCVSWIEPLLPYAMAFAAGAMVYVVCDDLIPEASSSGNGRQASWGAIFGFILMMCLDVGLG; via the exons ATGATTGCTGGGTACAGTCCTGAAATTCAAGCCATCTTTGGTACCTTGTTTACATGGGGTCTGACAGCTGCCGGTTcggctcttgttttttttatgagGGGTACCCAG AGAAAATTTTTAGACagtagtcttggttttgctGCTGGTGTGATGCTGGCAGCTTCGTATTGGTCTCTTCTAGCTCCTGCAATTGAAATGGCAGAAAGCTCAGGGATGTACGGAGAATCAGGGGAATATGCCTTTGCCCCTGTTGCGCTGGGTTTCTTCATGGgagctctttttgtttttgcagcTGATCAGTTAAtgcattatttcaaaattggaTCAACAGAATTAATGATGG TTGATTTGAGTTTTGATTACAATTCATCACCAGAAACCAAAcgcaaacaaatcaaaaatagtTCTGGACCTGAAATCTTGAGTAAGTCCTCAAAAGATGGATTGATCAAAAGGAAAGCACATTTACCAACTGGGGATGAAGAAGAATTAAGCTTAGGTCTATCTCATGAGGACTACAGCAAACTTCACAAGCAGTCAGCTGAAAAATGGAAGCGAATCCTCCTTCTAGTGATTGCAATTACAGTTCACAACATTCCAG AAGGTCTAGCTGTCGGTGTAGGTTTCGGAGCCATAGGAAAATCTCCCAAAGCCACTTTCGAAAGCGCTAG GAATTTAGCTGTTGGTATCGGGATTCAGAATTTTCCCGAAGGCCTGGCTGTTAGCCTTCCGTTACGGGGTGCAGGCGTTTCAGTTTGGAAGAGTTTTTG GTATGGACAATTGAGTGGAATGGTGGAACCGATAGCTGGCCtgattggtgtgctctgcgtATCGTGGATCGAGCCTTTACTCCCTTACGCAATGGCCTTCGCGGCCGGTGCAATGGTGTACGTAGTCTGTGATGATTTGATTCCTGAAGCCTCCTCGAG CGGAAACGGAAGACAAGCTTCGTGGGGAGCCATTTTCGGCTTCATTTTGATGATGTGTCTCGACGTAGGTCTCGGCTAA
- the LOC124341775 gene encoding zinc transporter ZIP11-like isoform X2 → MIAGYSPEIQAIFGTLFTWGLTAAGSALVFFMRGTQRKFLDSSLGFAAGVMLAASYWSLLAPAIEMAESSGMYGESGEYAFAPVALGFFMGALFVFAADQLMHYFKIGSTELMMETKRKQIKNSSGPEILSKSSKDGLIKRKAHLPTGDEEELSLGLSHEDYSKLHKQSAEKWKRILLLVIAITVHNIPEGLAVGVGFGAIGKSPKATFESARNLAVGIGIQNFPEGLAVSLPLRGAGVSVWKSFWYGQLSGMVEPIAGLIGVLCVSWIEPLLPYAMAFAAGAMVYVVCDDLIPEASSSGNGRQASWGAIFGFILMMCLDVGLG, encoded by the exons ATGATTGCTGGGTACAGTCCTGAAATTCAAGCCATCTTTGGTACCTTGTTTACATGGGGTCTGACAGCTGCCGGTTcggctcttgttttttttatgagGGGTACCCAG AGAAAATTTTTAGACagtagtcttggttttgctGCTGGTGTGATGCTGGCAGCTTCGTATTGGTCTCTTCTAGCTCCTGCAATTGAAATGGCAGAAAGCTCAGGGATGTACGGAGAATCAGGGGAATATGCCTTTGCCCCTGTTGCGCTGGGTTTCTTCATGGgagctctttttgtttttgcagcTGATCAGTTAAtgcattatttcaaaattggaTCAACAGAATTAATGATGG AAACCAAAcgcaaacaaatcaaaaatagtTCTGGACCTGAAATCTTGAGTAAGTCCTCAAAAGATGGATTGATCAAAAGGAAAGCACATTTACCAACTGGGGATGAAGAAGAATTAAGCTTAGGTCTATCTCATGAGGACTACAGCAAACTTCACAAGCAGTCAGCTGAAAAATGGAAGCGAATCCTCCTTCTAGTGATTGCAATTACAGTTCACAACATTCCAG AAGGTCTAGCTGTCGGTGTAGGTTTCGGAGCCATAGGAAAATCTCCCAAAGCCACTTTCGAAAGCGCTAG GAATTTAGCTGTTGGTATCGGGATTCAGAATTTTCCCGAAGGCCTGGCTGTTAGCCTTCCGTTACGGGGTGCAGGCGTTTCAGTTTGGAAGAGTTTTTG GTATGGACAATTGAGTGGAATGGTGGAACCGATAGCTGGCCtgattggtgtgctctgcgtATCGTGGATCGAGCCTTTACTCCCTTACGCAATGGCCTTCGCGGCCGGTGCAATGGTGTACGTAGTCTGTGATGATTTGATTCCTGAAGCCTCCTCGAG CGGAAACGGAAGACAAGCTTCGTGGGGAGCCATTTTCGGCTTCATTTTGATGATGTGTCTCGACGTAGGTCTCGGCTAA